One Drosophila santomea strain STO CAGO 1482 chromosome X, Prin_Dsan_1.1, whole genome shotgun sequence DNA segment encodes these proteins:
- the LOC120455453 gene encoding uncharacterized protein LOC120455453 — translation MSSETAGCKRVHSIEVEQPLESERLEHGLLLVKGRLVPKCSTARQLKAILDLPQHLSQEQLTQLSAGGEFKLLFDLEQADREEESACLLELRSCTATRTISFSYRPRRSSYRVQPLYLLCQDEEKPLEQQHKVHSLIDLNLRLVQSIYANKLHAAGFPNRTFTLNGKCCSFRSQLTRKQALEKSEDELWQHFAGEIIACPQWGHQLLLKFVAFVGCTRYDGDAVVASGDSSYASIRRHLKGHAALGGGGLALFGSAHFYAWPTSFAEIGDCVRSAQRVDIARLPDESNYRRTYGGVYASTLGAVCHELGHCFDLGHTSDGVMGQGFDYLNRVLTVDQPTEHLPQRIVDARRGAGGNTNSSEVGSSSSAAVAAAGNRARITKLKLQPSSQLLDNYHNQRRHDSFYFARNCAVILAHHRWLNLELEQTAAADFEAATIQLNHDTREIRSSRPIRLVELRCNKNSLVAHYEEFEEASVHHFQLPASLWHLLAEQCTHYVFVLTTSGDTKRLSCDS, via the coding sequence ATGAGCAGCGAGACCGCCGGCTGCAAGCGCGTGCACAGCATCGAGGTTGAGCAGCCGCTGGAGTCGGAGCGCCTGGAGCACGGCCTGCTGTTGGTGAAGGGACGCCTGGTGCCCAAGTGTTCCACGGCGCGTCAACTGAAGGCGATCCTCGATCTGCCACAGCATCTGTCCCAGGAGCAGCTCACCCAGCTGTCGGCCGGCGGCGAGTTTAAGCTCCTTTTCGACTTGGAACAAGCGGATCGCGAAGAGGAAAGTGCCTGCCTCCTGGAGCTGCGATCCTGCACGGCCACCCGTACGATTAGCTTCAGTTACAGGCCCCGCCGCAGCTCCTACCGGGTGCAGCCGCTCTACCTGCTCTGCCAGGACGAGGAGAAGccgctggagcagcagcacaagGTGCACTCCCTCATAGATCTCAACCTGCGCCTGGTGCAGTCCATCTACGCCAACAAACTGCACGCGGCCGGCTTTCCCAATCGCACCTTCACACTCAACGGCAAGTGCTGCTCCTTTCGCAGCCAATTGACCCGAAAACAGGCGCTGGAAAAGAGCGAGGACGAGCTGTGGCAGCATTTTGCCGGCGAAATCATCGCCTGCCCGCAGTGGGGACACCAGTTGCTCCTCAAGTTCGTCGCCTTTGTGGGTTGCACGCGCTACGACGGCGACGCGGTGGTGGCCAGCGGTGACTCCTCGTACGCCAGTATCCGGCGGCATCTCAAGGGACACGCTGCGCTCGGTGGCGGCGGATTGGCGCTCTTTGGTAGTGCCCACTTCTACGCCTGGCCGACGAGCTTCGCGGAGATCGGCGACTGTGTGCGCAGCGCACAGCGGGTGGACATCGCCCGCCTGCCGGACGAGAGCAACTACCGGAGGACGTATGGTGGCGTGTATGCCAGCACCTTGGGCGCCGTGTGCCACGAACTGGGCCACTGCTTCGATCTGGGCCACACCAGCGATGGTGTGATGGGCCAGGGCTTCGACTATCTGAATCGTGTGTTGACCGTGGACCAGCCCACGGAGCATTTGCCGCAGCGAATTGTGGACGCCAGAAGGGGCGCCGGTGGCAATACTAACTCATCCGAAGTCGGATcatcctcctccgccgccgtcgccgccGCAGGGAACCGTGCCCGCATCaccaaactgaaactgcaGCCCAGCAGCCAACTGTTGGACAACTATCACAACCAGAGACGCCACGATAGCTTCTATTTTGCGCGCAATTGTGCCGTGATCCTGGCCCATCATCGCTGGCTGAATTTGGAACTGGAGCAGACGGCTGCCGCCGACTTTGAAGCGGCCACTATCCAGCTGAACCACGACACCCGGGAGATTCGATCCAGCAGGCCCATCCGGCTGGTCGAGCTGCGCTGCAACAAGAACAGCCTGGTGGCCCACTACGAGGAGTTTGAGGAGGCATCCGTGCACCACTTCCAGCTGCCCGCCTCCCTGTGGCATCTGCTCGCGGAGCAGTGCACCCACTACGTTTTCGTGCTGACCACCAGTGGCGATACCAAGCGGCTGTCCTGCGACTCCTAG
- the LOC120455454 gene encoding glycolipid transfer protein 1, whose translation MATSEGSARIQFKALRGFPAIGDASDKLETQAFLAASKEIVTVIESFGKLFTPVISDMNGNINKLTKAYGADVLKYQYLEDLIVLNVNVDDFAANALLWLKRGLQLICTFFENIYNDAQAKEALKQHLQDAYERTLKPYHGFIVQSTIKIIYSWVPTRSQLLGQGDAQAENIEVLTTFLPRMRAHLDSIDALLKAHNLDDARKV comes from the exons ATGGCAACCAGCGAGGGATCGGCGCGCATTCAGTTCAAGGCGCTGCGGGGATTTCCAGCTATCGGCGATGCCAGTGATAAGCTGGAGACACAGGCCTTCCTCGCCGCCTCCAAGGAGATAGTAACCGTCATAG aGAGCTTCGGCAAACTATTCACACCCGTGATCAGCGACATGAACGGCAACATAAAC AAACTGACGAAAGCCTACGGAGCGGATGTGCTAAAGTACCAGTATCTGGAGGATCTGATTGTGCTGAATGTGAACGTGGACGACTTTGCTGCCAACGCGCTGCTCTGGCTGAAGCGCGGCCTCCAGCTCATTTGCACCTTCTTCGAGAACATCTACAACGATGCCCAGGCCAAGGAGGCACTGAAGCAGCACCTGCAGGACGCCTACGAGCGCACCCTGAAGCCCTACCACGGCTTCATTGTCCAGAGCACAATCAAG ATCATCTACAGCTGGGTGCCCACGCGCAGCCAGCTGCTGGGCCAGGGAGACGCCCAGGCGGAGAACATCGAGGTGCTAACCACCTTTCTGCCGCGAATGCGCGCCCATCTGGACTCGATCGATGCCCTGCTGAAGGCGCACAATTTGGACGATGCACGGAAGGTGTGA
- the LOC120455455 gene encoding transmembrane protein 17B, whose protein sequence is MACSVTPHRANLVLQMLLQANTYVSMVWAMSYMIHMLIRLNYLWNLEGLSMLVAYVLAVSAEAMRLYAGYSVNLCSGATAMWLLLTVTPCILLPAMVFLRLAAAGRSLWLRIITNAVFALIALEVIVSLVHFVICKPGGRMPLHLEEEEPPEEEQQQSASVGTPTSSEQKRRVRRSPESK, encoded by the exons ATGGCGTGCTCGGTGACGCCACATCGGGCCAACCTGgtgctgcagatgctgctgcaggCCAATACCTATGTGTCCATGGTGTGGGCCATGAGCTACATGATCCACATGCTCATACGC CTGAATTACTTGTGGAACCTGGAGGGCCTGTCCATGCTGGTGGCCTACGTCCTGGCGGTGTCCGCTGAAGCGATGCGCCTGTACGCCGGCTACTCTGTGAACCTGTGCTCTGGCGCCACCGCCATGTGGCTGCTGCTCACAGTGACACCCTGCATCCTGCTGCCCGCCATGGTCTTCCTTCGCCTCGCAGCTGCCGGCCGCAGCTTATGGCTACGGATCATCACGAACGCCGTGTTCGCGCTGATTGCACTCGAGGTGATCGTGTCCCTGGTGCACTTTGTCATCTGCAAGCCAGGCGGTAGGATGCCGCTGCACCTGGAAGAGGAGGAGCcgccggaggaggagcagcagcagtccgCCAGTGTGGGAACGCCCACGAGCAGTGAGCAAAAGCGTCGCGTGCGACGCTCCCCAGAATCGAAGTGA
- the LOC120455456 gene encoding uncharacterized protein LOC120455456, producing MRQQGVRWCHLAVVVLAIAIRQVSLGLSYGDRRFQCLQTTIKGQTNCSPCAELYVFNRKSGYRRCEHVNGQCYPQRTVFPNARVCESICQPFIRRPTLHEVTTLPPPPIEEPFPDSDEEFE from the coding sequence ATGCGGCAGCAAGGAGTGCGTTGGTGCCACCTGGCAGTCGTCGTCCTGGCCATTGCCATACGGCAGGTGTCCCTGGGCCTCAGCTACGGCGATCGCCGCTTCCAGTGCCTGCAGACGACCATTAAGGGCCAGACCAACTGCTCGCCCTGCGCCGAGCTGTACGTCTTCAATCGAAAGTCCGGCTACCGGCGCTGTGAGCATGTCAACGGGCAGTGCTACCCGCAACGCACAGTCTTTCCCAACGCCCGCGTGTGCGAGTCCATCTGCCAGCCGTTCATCCGGCGGCCAACGCTGCACGAGGTGACCACCTTGCCACCGCCACCCATCGAGGAGCCCTTTCCGGACAGCGATGAGGAGTTCGAGTGA
- the LOC120455452 gene encoding gamma-tubulin complex component 5 → MATTALKGKPHRSRREVDNAITENVRKLVRNLSEPGTSEKKLRRMEDTVLKILTKQRWAWVPTGTEMKRSLDDLVERFRVEGMSSFGDIIKEMAHKYLAINEIQQHPHPYAGGPMLEFLLIIANNPVQNIRRNRAFMEQHRLSMIESMEADERQSQAKLEVAVNSAETEVDWAALLAEDFLDPPDDDSSDSLSDWSEESDCDSTTTLQPDENVGTSRSLPDMAMVYKQAIKAAGPIGNRNNTYMPPVPEHRVIKSNIFRIAQPSVLSLNNYESNHLRRSKLLQLPPPQPPQATTPYWQSDSNADVLLRTIHAYWWRPDIHLNALPSSTNALDNFAVSYVQFLNSNARGLLALPLPKTTTESCLLREILLMFVRPSSCCFFIFNKETRRITVRENVSICTVTACTLQNFLLLNVVPALEDMLEVQRIIEAHTVHDDGMKTTITLECFAYGLRDLVRPISQLLIAYEERVIEDPATNTLINLTIEFKEHFRQLRLLRLLAEDVILDKGPPHLRSAYLLSRLYKQTMPQVPHQKLAIALLLFSLRIYCSIIDGWWRRATLEDHLDEFIVEICIEEDAKPRSYVRKRSVNCEESLEVVEIFNKLQSCPLYQLLLEHALESGETQDLLSSVKKLGEMLTTNNESQPPSLHDELVAQIFTQIEVYCGRGHTDEEDEPEPDEDIEQSHDDLIASNAQGIRNLDLFAIFTQPVQQRRLERQRDRLRKKPVQLANILKRLERSTCLQLKSELPEALGVILQKRQCLANEYAMQAYCKDLHLAENVRFVRHTMMLEAYYILVPHYTALFARIERNDDWARSSVLTSTLCAVLSPYYPQLANRLHVAVISQINSNSTKVYEALEAIELSYKMPVAMQRILTAKHMKDYNLVWRLMLKVKWAVWKLETLEFLRRDTANPYAPLDLLGLTIRRLEIVRFWLIFLINNLHTHIMEAVGEQFELRIGKCKNIRQLRIMHDEHLSWLKKHCMLTDEFKAFRVALEQLFHLVYVLDMEWNTCACYMGVNDALCLDFTLSDDGIDDGESERRSFEYLALNQVAEIEITYIRCHQTLADILNTLVYQNDHRFLSALEETISSSMPH, encoded by the exons ATGGCTACTACCGCTCTGAAGGGTAAGCCACACAGGAGCAGGAGGGAGGTGGACAATGCCATAACTGAGAATGTGCGAAAACTGGTCAGGAACTTGTCGGAACCGGGG ACCAGCGAGAAGAAGTTGCGCAGGATGGAGGACACGGTACTAAAGATACTCACAAAGCAACGCTGGGCATGGGTCCCCACAGGCACGGAGATGAAACGCAGCCTGGACGATCTGGTGGAGCGTTTCCGGGTGGAGGGCATGTCATCATTTGGAGATATCATCAAGGAGATGGCCCACAAGTATCTGGCCATAAATGAAATTCAACAGCATCCCCATCCTTATGCTGGAGGGCCAATGCTGGAATTCCTGCTCATCATAGCCAATAATCCGGTGCAAAACATCCGTCGCAACCGGGCGTTTATGGAACAGCACCGTCTGTCCATGATCGAAAGCATGGAGGCGGACGAGCGACAGTCACAGGCGAAACTGGAGGTAGCCGTCAATTCCGCCGAAACGGAGGTGGACTGGGCAGCCCTGCTAGCCGAGGATTTCCTGGATCCGCCAGACGATGACAGCTCGGACAGCTTAAGT GACTGGTCGGAGGAGTCGGACTGCGACTCGACAACTACATTGCAGCCCGATGAGAATGTAGGCACCTCGCGAAGCCTCCCGGACATGGCCATGGTTTATAAGCAGGCCATAAAGGCGGCGGGCCCTATTGGAAATAGGAACAACACCTACATGCCGCCCGTGCCCGAGCATCGCGTCATCAAGAGTAACATCTTCCGGATAGCGCAACCATCCGTTCTGAGTCTCAACAATTACGAGAGCAATCATCTGAGACGGAGCAAGCTGCTTCAGTTGCCACCACCCCAACCGCCCCAAGCAACCACCCCGTATTGGCAAAGTGATAGCAATGCGGATGTGCTCCTGCGTACAATTCACGCCTACTGGTGGCGTCCTGATATCCATTTGAACGCCCTGCCCTCCAGCACAAATGCACTGGACAACTTTGCCGTGAGCTACGTGCAGTTTCTGAACTCTAATGCTCGAGGCCTCTTGGCCCTGCCACTGCCCAAAACCACCACAGAGTCCTGTCTGCTAAGGGAAATCCTCTTAATGTTCGTGCGTCCATCAAGTTGTTGTTTCTTTATATTCAACAAAGAGACTCGTCGCATTACTGTGCGCGAGAATGTCAGTATCTGCACAGTGACTGCG TGCACGCTGCAAAATTTTCTGCTTCTTAATGTGGTGCCTGCGCTGGAGGACATGTTGGAAGTGCAACGCATCATCGAGGCTCATACGGTGCATGACGATGGCATGAAGACAACGATTACCCTGGAATGCTTTGCATACGGCCTGAGGGATCTTGTCCGTCCCATTTCCCAGCTCCTCATCGCATACGAGGAGCGTGTCATTGAGGATCCCGCGACAAATACGCTGATCAATCTAACGATTGAATTCAAGGAACACTTTCGCCAGCTGCGTTTGCTGCGACTGCTGGCCGAAGATGTTATCCTGGATAAGGGTCCTCCGCACCTACGCAGCGCCTACTTGCTGTCCAGACTCTATAAGCAGACCATGCCGCAGGTGCCGCACCAGAAGCTGGCCATTGCCCTGCTGCTCTTTTCCCTGAGGATATACTGTAGCATCATTGACGGCTGGTGGCGCAGGGCCACGCTGGAGGATCACCTTGACGAGTTCATCGTGGAGATATG tATCGAGGAGGACGCAAAGCCCCGTAGCTATGTGCGCAAACGCAGTGTGAATTGTGAGGAAAGTTTGGAAGTCGTAGAGATCTTCAATAAGCTGCAATCCTGCCCACTTTACCAGCTACTGCTGGAGCATGCTCTGGAGTCTGGAGAAACGCAGGATCTGCTGTCCAGTGTAAAGAAGTTGGGCGAGATGCTGACCACCAACAATGAAAGCCAACCGCCGTCACTGCACGATGAGCTGGTCGCCCAGATTTTTACCCAGATTGAAGTTTACTGCGGTAGAGGCCATACGGATGAGGAGGATGAACCGGAGCCGGACGAGGACATAGAGCAGTCGCATGACGATCTGATTGCGAGCAATGCGCAGGGCATTAGGAATCTTGATCTCTTTGCAATATTTACCCAGCCGGTGCAGCAACGACGTTTAGAGCGACAACGCGATCGGCTGAGAAAGAAGCCCGTTCAATTGGCCAACATTTTGAAGCGCTTGGAGCGCTCCACTTGTCTGCAGCTAAAGTCGGAGTTGCCGGAGGCGCTGGGTGTTATTCTGCAAAAGAGACAGTGCCTGGCGAACGAGTACGCGATGCAAGCGTACTGCAAGGATCTGCACCTGGCCGAGAACGTGCGATTCGTGCGTCACACGATGATGCTGGAGGCGTACTACATCCTCGTGCCCCACTACACTGCACTCTTCGCGCGCATTGAGAGGAACGATGACTGGGCACGGAGCTCAGTACTCACTTCCACGCTCTGCGCTGTGCTGTCTCCATATTACCCGCAATTGGCGAATCGCCTTCATGTGGCGGTTATATCACAGATAAACTCGAATTCAACAAAGGTCTATGAGGCCCTGGAGGCTATCGAACTTTCCTATAAGATGCCAGTAGCCATGCAACGCATCCTCACAGCCAAGCACATGAAAGACTACAACTTGGTGTGGCGGCTGATGCTGAAGGTGAAGTGGGCCGTCTGGAAGCTGGAGACTCTGGAGTTTCTGCGCCGCGATACGGCAAATCCATACGCACCTCTGGATTTGCTCGGCCTGACCATCCGTCGCCTGGAGATTGTGCGCTTCTGGTTGATTTTCCTCATCAACAACCTGCACACGCACATTATGGAGGCTGTGGGTGAGCAGTTCGAGCTGAGGATTGGCAAGTGCAAGAACATCCGCCAGTTGAGGATCATGCACGACGAGCACCTGTCGTGGCTGAAGAAACATTGCATGCTGACCGACGAATTCAAGGCATTTCGCGTCGCACTCGAGCAGCTCTTTCATCTGGTCTACGTGCTGGACATGGAGTGGAATACATGCGCCTGCTACATGGGCGTCAACGATGCCCTTTGCTTGGACTTCACCCTTTCGGATGACGGCATTGATGACGGCGAATCGGAACGCCGTAGTTTTGAGTACCTGGCGCTCAACCAGGTGGCGGAGATCGAGATAACGTACATACGGTGCCACCAAACCTTGGCCGACATCCTCAACACGCTGGTCTACCAGAACGATCACAGATTCC TGTCTGCCTTGGAGGAGACCATCAGCTCCAGTATGCCCCATTAG
- the LOC120456047 gene encoding UDP-N-acetylglucosamine transferase subunit ALG14 homolog has product MTTSTPQPTYVILGSGGHTAEMCRLTQALLQQTDIDQTKKYQPIRLILANSDSTSERQFRQALPLASQEAEFVKVPRSRNVGQSWLSSIFTSLWALLWSCYLVWRDRPQLILCNGPGTCVPFCYAAYLWRLLGRLPAHSRIVFVESFCRVETLSLSGRLLLPLADLFVVHWPALATRYAEKKNVRYFGRIL; this is encoded by the coding sequence ATGACGACCAGTACACCTCAGCCCACCTACGTAATACTGGGCTCCGGCGGCCACACGGCGGAGATGTGCCGGCTGACCCAGGCGCTGCTGCAACAGACAGACATCGATCAGACGAAGAAGTACCAGCCGATTAGACTGATCCTGGCCAACAGTGACTCCACCTCCGAGCGCCAGTTCAGGCAGGCCCTGCCGCTGGCATCCCAGGAGGCGGAATTCGTGAAGGTGCCGCGCAGCCGCAACGTGGGCCAATCCTGGCTGAGCAGCATATTCACCAGCCTTTGGGCACTTTTGTGGAGCTGCTATCTGGTGTGGCGTGATCGCCCCCAGCTGATCCTCTGCAATGGACCCGGCACCTGTGTGCCCTTCTGCTACGCGGCTTACTTGTGGCGCCTCCTCGGCCGCCTACCCGCACACTCCAGAATCGTATTTGTGGAGAGCTTTTGCCGCGTGGAGACGCTTTCGCTGAGCGGACGCCTGCTCCTGCCGCTGGCGGATCTCTTTGTGGTCCACTGGCCGGCGCTGGCCACGCGCTATgcggaaaagaaaaatgtgCGATATTTTGGGCGCATCTTGTAA
- the LOC120456045 gene encoding uncharacterized protein LOC120456045 yields MTDADYLFALNLQNQLNAEAEPSNTAASADTSKDTDYQLARRIQALIDGGEEDGASELDTSLQFVYPSNQQKSTAMANNKNQHNKASAPKKQPVRAIQASHDDYLNQTMNLVHPQWELVDPTPDIFSMFVRFDEKFFQQRLGAVALEWSKKMYSCAGICYQRGNRFVKEVTIRLSEPLLKLRPRKDLVETLLHEMIHAYCFVLNIREGNGGHGPNFKRIMETINKVAGTNITVYHSFHDEVAAYRTHIWRCTGICQQRTPFLGYVKRTSNRAPGPNDQWWEKHQRDCGGTFMKVGEPSKPPKPESKAKAKKSTPAVAAPKDDIRNWFGQPAAKKVATGAALLGNLAKAVPPTSYPGLSSDPFAMPKTPPNATRPSGANIKSFGDLNKSGEGSELARSGSKATTEMNGQGYSLGGSGAVEIIDITDTPDPATLRQIRLERFNGAASNKQQNSSKTDISKKRRRVSSDGEIISWESYDDDVMVRDVHVPVINLGDSDSDGEQPVKDEFKVPAGRSTMSSQERTQNIKREVMEDELTFCEDDILLIDDEYDDEEADVNDSLTAATELADQSIIDDFFGEDTLLKEFQRENAVLPSGSNYANNVDNDIVSCPICFEKMKRTQLANHFEGCTITVRVEPPSFKPKNNRPSASKDLDTSSSSSSSRPFTSRNAKSKSMSSKQILRNSGYTDEEIAELNLSSSSDSTTLLSSEDELTPRQRRQRNLYKQTFGCPRCGLEFKGHQLEAHRSLCQGRKKR; encoded by the exons ATGACCGACGCAGACTATTTGTTCGCCCTGAACCTGCAAAACCAGCTGAACGCTGAGGCAGAGCCAAGCAACACAGCCGCAAGTGCGGATACCAGTAAA GACACAGACTATCAGCTGGCACGTAGGATTCAGGCCCTCATAGATGGGGGCGAGGAGGATGGAGCCAGCGAGCTGGACACCAGTCTCCAGTTCGTCTACCCCTCAAATCAGCAAAAATCA ACAGCTATGGCTAACAATAAAAACCAACACAATAAAGCCTCTGCTCCAAAGAAACAGCCAGTGCGCGCCATTCAGGCCAGCCATGATGACTATCTCAACCAGACGATGAATCTGGTGCATCCGCAGTGGGAGCTGGTTGATCCCACTCCAGATATCTTCTCCATGTTCGTGCGCTTTGACGAGAAGTTCTTCCAGCAGCGCCTTGGCGCCGTCGCCCTCGAATGGAGCAAGAAGATGTACTCGTGCGCTGGAATCTGCTACCAGCGAGGCAATCGCTTCGTCAAGGAGGTTACCATTCGGCTCAGTGAGCCGCTGCTAAAGCTGCGTCCGCGCAAGGATCTCGTGGAGACGCTTTTG CACGAAATGATCCATGCCTACTGCTTTGTGCTCAACATCCGCGAGGGCAACGGTGGCCATGGACCCAACTTCAAGCGCATTATGGAGACAATCAACAAGGTGGCGGGCACCAACATCACCGTTTACCACTCTTTTCACGACGAAGTGGCCGCCTATCGCACCCACATTTGGCGCTGCACGGGCATTTGCCAGCAGCGCACACCCTTTCTGGGCTATGTGAAGCGAACCAGCAACCGAGCGCCCGGTCCGAACGATCAATGGTGGGAAAAGCATCAGCGCGACTGTGGCGGCACCTTCATGAAGGTGGGTGAACCATCGAAACCCCCCAAACCGGAGTCCAAAGCCAAGGCTAAGAAGTCCACTCCAGCGGTGGCCGCGCCCAAGGATGACATACGCAACTGGTTTGGCCAGCCGGCAGCCAAGAAAGTGGCCACTGGCGCAGCTTTATTGGGCAACCTGGCGAAGGCCGTGCCTCCGACTTCTTATCCCGGACTCTCATCCGATCCCTTTGCCATGCCCAAGACACCACCTAATGCCACACGACCCAGTGGTGCGAACATCAAAAGCTTCGGCGATCTGAACAAGAGTGGCGAGGGCAGTGAACTGGCCAGATCAGGTTCGAAAGCCACCACTGAGATGAACGGACAGGGCTACAGTCTTGGTGGCTCTGGCGCTGTAGAAATTATTGATATTACTGATACTCCCGATCCTGCAACACTTCGTCAAATTCGACTGGAGCGTTTTAATGGAGCTGCTTCCAACAAGCAGCAGAATAGTTCTAAAACAGATATTTCCAAAAAGAGGCGTCGTGTTTCCAGCGATGGCGAGATAATAAGCTGGGAGTCCTACGATGATGATGTGATGGTCAGGGATGTCCATGTGCCCGTCATAAACTTGGGCGACAGCGATAGCGATGGTGAGCAGCCGGTGAAGGATGAATTTAAGGTGCCAGCTGGTAGGAGCACCATGAGCAGTCAGGAGCGCACGCAGAACATCAAGCGCGAGGTAATGGAGGATGAATTGACCTTCTGCGAGGATGATATTCTGTTAATTGATGATGAATATGACGATGAAGAAGCGGACGTAAATGACAGTCTTACAGCGGCTACGGAACTAGCTGATCAATCTATCATTGACGATTTTTTTGGAGAGGACACCCTGCTGAAAGAGTTCCAGCGTGAGAACGCCGTGCTGCCATCGGGCTCAAACTACGCCAATAATGTGGACAACGACATCGTATCTTGTCCCATTTGCTTTGAAAAGATGAAACGCACGCAGTTGGCCAATCACTTCGAGGGCTGTACAATTACGGTGCGCGTGGAACCGCCATCGTTTAAGCCAAAAAACAACCGACCAAGTGCCTCCAAGGACTTGGACACCagttcctcctcctcctcctcgagACCTTTCACATCACGCAACGCCAAGTCGAAATCAATGTCATCAAAGCAAATTCTTCGCAACTCTGGATACACAGATGAGGAGATCGCCGAGCTCAACCTAAGCTCCTCCAGCGACTCGACCACTTTGCTGTCCAGCGAGGATGAGCTTACTCCGCGTCAGCGCCGCCAGCGTAATCTCTACAAACAGACCTTTGGCTGTCCCAGATGTGGCCTGGAGTTTAAGGGCCATCAGCTGGAGGCGCATCGATCTCTTTGCCAGGGCCGCAAGAAGCGCTAG